In a single window of the Flavivirga spongiicola genome:
- a CDS encoding thymidylate synthase encodes MKQYHDLVKHVLENGHEKGDRTGTGTKSVFGHQMRFDLSEGFPMVTTKKLHLKSIIYELLWFLKGDTNTKYLTENGVRIWNEWADANGDLGPVYGHQWRNWNSDEIDQIKEIIHTLKNNPNSRRMLVSAWNPSVLPDTSKSFDENVANGKAALPPCHAFFQFYVSPPAPKEGVNAKPRLSLQLYQRSADIFLGVPFNIASYALFTMMMAQVCGYEAGEFIHTFGDAHIYSNHYEQLELQLSRALRPLPKMILNPEIKDIFDFTFDDFSLVDYDPHPHIKGAVAI; translated from the coding sequence ATGAAACAATACCACGACCTTGTAAAACACGTTTTAGAAAACGGACATGAAAAAGGAGACCGTACCGGTACTGGTACGAAAAGTGTTTTCGGGCATCAAATGCGATTTGATTTAAGTGAAGGTTTCCCTATGGTTACTACTAAAAAACTACACTTAAAATCAATAATTTACGAATTACTTTGGTTTCTAAAAGGGGATACGAATACCAAGTACCTTACAGAAAACGGTGTACGTATTTGGAATGAGTGGGCAGATGCCAATGGCGATTTAGGACCTGTTTATGGACATCAATGGCGCAACTGGAATAGCGATGAGATAGATCAAATTAAGGAAATTATTCATACTTTAAAAAACAACCCTAATAGCCGTAGAATGTTGGTCTCTGCATGGAATCCATCTGTGTTACCAGACACTTCAAAATCATTTGACGAAAACGTCGCTAATGGTAAAGCAGCTTTGCCGCCTTGTCATGCATTTTTTCAATTTTATGTAAGCCCCCCAGCCCCCAAAGAAGGTGTAAATGCTAAACCACGGTTATCTTTACAACTATATCAACGAAGTGCAGATATCTTTTTAGGCGTGCCTTTCAACATTGCATCTTATGCTTTATTCACTATGATGATGGCGCAAGTTTGTGGTTATGAGGCTGGCGAATTTATCCATACGTTTGGTGATGCGCATATTTATAGCAATCATTACGAACAATTGGAGCTGCAATTATCCAGAGCACTTAGACCATTGCCTAAAATGATATTAAACCCAGAGATAAAAGATATTTTCGATTTTACTTTCGATGATTTCTCTTTGGTAGATTACGATCCACATCCGCATATAAAAGGTGCAGTGGCCATATAA
- a CDS encoding energy transducer TonB produces MKQLFPLILLFLNASIYSQEKTDEAIEESHKIPFAIIEKPPIYNEIHCHEKLSNSELKKCFTRSIANHVSRHFNANVVKRSELLVGQIRIRAFFTIDKEGNIKDIKAEVPHPKYEEETFRVLKLIPKMKKPGYHKGKPVSISYMIPIVFNMDNSESPGNN; encoded by the coding sequence TTGAAACAATTATTTCCATTAATATTACTCTTTTTAAACGCATCTATCTACTCTCAAGAAAAAACTGACGAAGCTATTGAAGAATCTCATAAAATTCCTTTTGCCATAATAGAAAAACCTCCTATCTATAATGAAATTCATTGTCATGAAAAACTTAGCAATTCTGAGTTAAAAAAGTGTTTTACTCGAAGTATTGCAAATCATGTCAGTCGTCATTTTAATGCTAATGTAGTTAAACGGTCTGAACTACTTGTTGGACAAATTAGAATAAGAGCTTTTTTTACAATAGATAAAGAAGGAAATATTAAAGACATTAAGGCAGAAGTACCCCATCCAAAATATGAAGAAGAAACTTTTCGTGTATTAAAACTAATTCCAAAAATGAAAAAACCCGGTTATCACAAAGGGAAACCTGTTTCTATTTCTTATATGATACCCATTGTCTTTAACATGGATAACTCTGAAAGTCCAGGAAATAACTAG
- a CDS encoding isoamylase early set domain-containing protein: protein MAITKQYLKSKPVCKVTFSVPAKEANEVTVVGTFNEWNTKSTTLKKLKNGTFKGTVALEKDNSYEFRYIVDGTYINDEQADAYAWSDYASAENGVLNV from the coding sequence ATGGCTATTACAAAACAATATTTAAAAAGCAAACCAGTTTGTAAAGTAACTTTTTCTGTACCTGCTAAAGAAGCAAATGAGGTCACCGTAGTTGGAACTTTCAACGAGTGGAACACAAAATCAACAACACTTAAAAAGCTTAAAAATGGTACTTTTAAAGGGACTGTAGCTTTAGAAAAAGATAACTCTTATGAGTTTAGGTATATTGTTGATGGAACTTACATCAATGATGAACAAGCAGATGCTTACGCGTGGAGTGACTATGCATCGGCTGAAAATGGTGTATTAAACGTTTAG
- a CDS encoding dihydrofolate reductase encodes MFGKKKERPQIDQEQLELIQNAQKRIKQKKRLYIHFVLFLIGSVFIILANTVLDIGKDFTLFGKEWFLFAILIWLFFFLYHTFNVFITHKFMGKAWEQKQLDKLMVQQKLRIEQLKTELKKEAPHIAESEHYNESLKKKEKTSELTIIVAAAENDAIGKDNKLIWHLSDDLKRFKSLTNGHHIIMGRKTFESFPKPLPNRTHIVITRQADYQVPEGIIVVNSLEDAISAVKNDPQPYIIGGGEIYKQALLLADKIELTRVHEDFEADAFFPEIDTSIWKETANIFHTKDDKHKYEFSFLTYERK; translated from the coding sequence ATGTTTGGAAAAAAGAAAGAACGCCCTCAAATAGATCAGGAGCAATTGGAACTGATTCAAAATGCTCAAAAACGTATTAAACAGAAGAAACGTTTATACATTCACTTTGTACTTTTTTTAATTGGTTCTGTATTTATAATTCTTGCTAATACTGTTCTGGACATAGGTAAAGATTTTACTCTGTTTGGGAAAGAATGGTTTTTATTTGCTATTCTTATTTGGCTTTTCTTTTTCCTTTATCATACATTTAATGTGTTTATTACACATAAATTCATGGGAAAAGCCTGGGAGCAAAAACAATTGGACAAACTCATGGTGCAACAGAAGCTAAGAATAGAGCAGCTGAAAACTGAACTTAAAAAAGAAGCACCTCATATTGCAGAAAGCGAGCATTATAACGAATCTCTAAAGAAAAAAGAAAAAACGTCTGAGCTTACTATTATTGTTGCTGCTGCAGAAAATGATGCTATAGGTAAAGACAATAAATTGATTTGGCATTTAAGTGACGATTTAAAACGTTTTAAAAGCCTTACTAATGGTCACCATATTATTATGGGAAGAAAAACTTTTGAAAGTTTCCCGAAGCCCTTACCCAACAGAACACATATTGTGATTACAAGGCAAGCTGATTATCAAGTACCCGAAGGTATTATCGTCGTTAATAGTTTAGAAGACGCGATTAGTGCGGTTAAAAATGATCCGCAGCCTTATATTATTGGTGGTGGCGAAATATACAAACAAGCGTTATTATTGGCCGATAAAATTGAATTAACACGAGTACATGAAGATTTTGAAGCGGATGCCTTCTTTCCAGAAATAGACACTTCCATTTGGAAAGAAACGGCTAATATCTTTCATACTAAAGATGACAAACATAAGTATGAGTTTTCGTTTTTGACTTATGAGAGGAAGTAG
- a CDS encoding glycosyl hydrolase 53 family protein: MLSKLHILLLGVFISLSSCSKDNTLSEPIVNRNFKMGFTTWSFGPNIQDVNDTYSFIENNADIYTEHIDNKIPWNAWMNNLTLPTEFTNEITGRANRKIDNAQLLLSVSLLNSNRDELAEDFDGTIPSYSNLNDVEIEDAYFKHINYLVSQLTPDYLVIAIEVNELRIRAEGKWDSYKLLIQNVKSRIKRLYPNLTISESISLHNLHEPDVPNPTEHIDEMTSYMNQMDFVAISFYPFFKNLHSKNEFQQTFDFLHNNINKPISFVETSHIAEDLIVPNLNISINGTEIEQNLYLETLLENAQEQNYEFVIWWTHRDYDTLWETFPVELKDIGQLWRDSGLLDENSNERLSKTTWNTYLNK; the protein is encoded by the coding sequence ATGTTATCTAAACTTCACATACTTCTACTTGGTGTCTTTATTTCTTTATCTAGCTGTAGTAAGGATAATACACTTTCTGAACCTATTGTGAATAGGAATTTTAAGATGGGATTTACTACTTGGAGTTTTGGACCTAATATACAAGATGTAAATGATACGTATTCATTTATAGAAAATAATGCAGATATCTATACCGAACATATTGACAATAAAATTCCTTGGAATGCTTGGATGAATAATTTGACCTTACCTACAGAATTTACAAATGAAATTACTGGTAGAGCAAACAGAAAAATAGACAACGCTCAATTATTACTTTCTGTTAGCTTATTAAATTCAAATAGAGACGAACTTGCCGAGGACTTCGATGGTACGATTCCTTCATATTCAAATCTAAATGATGTTGAAATTGAAGATGCCTATTTTAAACATATTAACTATTTAGTAAGTCAATTAACGCCAGACTATTTAGTTATAGCTATTGAAGTTAATGAATTAAGAATAAGAGCTGAAGGTAAATGGGACTCATACAAACTATTAATTCAGAATGTAAAATCAAGGATTAAGCGATTATATCCAAACTTAACAATTTCAGAATCCATATCGTTACATAATTTGCATGAGCCTGATGTTCCTAATCCAACAGAACATATAGATGAAATGACAAGCTATATGAATCAAATGGATTTTGTAGCTATTAGTTTTTATCCTTTTTTTAAAAATCTACATTCAAAAAACGAATTTCAACAAACTTTTGATTTTTTGCACAACAACATTAACAAACCTATTTCTTTTGTAGAAACCAGTCATATAGCAGAGGATTTAATAGTGCCAAATTTAAATATATCTATTAATGGAACCGAAATTGAGCAAAACCTTTATTTAGAAACCTTATTAGAAAATGCCCAAGAACAGAATTATGAATTTGTAATTTGGTGGACGCACAGAGATTATGATACACTTTGGGAAACATTTCCTGTGGAGCTAAAAGACATTGGTCAATTATGGAGAGACTCAGGATTGCTTGATGAAAACAGTAACGAAAGATTATCAAAAACTACTTGGAATACTTATTTAAATAAATAA
- a CDS encoding aminotransferase-like domain-containing protein yields the protein MIPYKTIIKIDRAIKQPVYIQLTNQFIDLIKERTLPPQAKLPGSRTLSDLIGVHRKTVVACYEELTLQGWIESIPKKGTFVHKDIPILQQQKWIEKTVSKKNDITGFSFKQNPILDQNFPQDYLDDYMYVNDGVSDERLTPVKELSIIYRKISNKKHTLKYMNYGTTYGNPELRDTLVSYLNETRGLNITKDNILITRGSQMGMFLASQLLIENQEYIIVGETNYSSADTTFEFAKAKLLRVRVDKNGLDTNAIERLCEKYAIKAVYTTPHHHHPTTVTLSAQRRMHLLNLAKTYRFAILEDDYDYDFHYNHAPILPLASHDTHGNVIYVGSICKTVAPVYRVGYLIASKDFVDECAKLRRFVDRQGDAILELTFSNFIKDGSLDRHIKKVVKIYKARRDLFCKLLKQELSDYLSFEIPKGGMALWVVLNENYSWDRVTKVAKQHKLIISEWQCYDVENANHNAIRIGFARNNEMEARAFVKRFKETMQDIDV from the coding sequence ATGATTCCTTATAAAACCATTATTAAAATAGATAGAGCTATTAAACAGCCTGTTTATATTCAGTTAACCAACCAATTTATAGATTTAATCAAGGAACGAACTCTACCGCCACAGGCGAAACTACCAGGAAGTAGAACCTTGTCAGATTTAATAGGGGTGCACAGAAAAACGGTAGTAGCTTGTTACGAGGAGCTTACATTACAAGGGTGGATTGAGAGTATTCCAAAAAAAGGAACCTTTGTTCATAAGGACATCCCCATTTTACAGCAGCAAAAATGGATTGAAAAGACCGTTAGCAAAAAGAATGATATTACAGGGTTTAGCTTTAAACAAAACCCCATTTTAGATCAAAATTTTCCACAGGACTATCTAGATGATTATATGTATGTCAACGATGGTGTTTCGGATGAAAGGCTGACACCAGTTAAAGAGTTGTCGATTATTTATAGAAAAATTTCGAATAAGAAGCATACGCTTAAATATATGAATTATGGGACCACTTATGGTAATCCAGAATTAAGAGATACTTTGGTGAGCTATTTGAATGAAACCAGAGGGCTAAACATTACTAAAGATAATATTCTTATAACCAGAGGAAGCCAGATGGGCATGTTTTTAGCATCTCAATTATTAATTGAAAACCAAGAGTATATTATAGTGGGAGAGACCAATTATAGTTCAGCAGATACGACGTTTGAATTTGCTAAAGCCAAATTATTAAGAGTTAGAGTAGATAAAAATGGATTAGACACAAACGCTATAGAAAGACTATGTGAAAAGTATGCTATTAAAGCGGTTTATACCACACCACACCACCACCACCCAACCACTGTGACGCTTTCTGCACAGCGAAGAATGCATCTTTTAAATTTGGCTAAAACCTATCGTTTTGCCATTCTTGAGGATGATTATGATTACGATTTTCATTATAACCATGCACCTATTTTACCTCTAGCAAGTCATGATACGCATGGGAATGTTATTTATGTAGGTTCGATTTGTAAAACGGTAGCACCAGTTTATAGGGTTGGTTACTTAATCGCATCAAAGGATTTTGTCGATGAATGTGCCAAGTTGCGACGTTTTGTGGACAGACAAGGCGATGCTATTTTAGAATTAACATTTTCTAATTTTATTAAAGATGGGAGTCTAGACAGACATATTAAAAAAGTCGTTAAAATATATAAAGCCCGTCGTGACTTATTCTGTAAACTTCTTAAACAGGAATTAAGTGATTATCTGTCTTTTGAAATCCCTAAAGGAGGTATGGCATTATGGGTAGTTTTAAATGAAAACTATTCGTGGGATAGGGTTACAAAAGTGGCGAAACAACACAAACTAATTATTTCAGAATGGCAGTGTTATGACGTAGAAAATGCTAATCATAATGCTATTCGTATAGGTTTTGCACGCAATAATGAAATGGAGGCTAGAGCGTTTGTAAAGCGATTTAAAGAAACGATGCAGGATATTGATGTATAA
- a CDS encoding pyridoxamine 5'-phosphate oxidase family protein: protein MSTYATSELNQVKRGAKRAVYDVEQINNILDAGFVGYVSYNYNGKAICLPMAYGRIENKIYLHGSLKNRMLLALLEAKEASMTIMHLDALILARSGFHHSVNYRSATLFTSITKVENREEKEAALKCVVDHMIPGRWEELRPMNLKEFNGTLVLEMEIQTASAKIRDVGVVDEKSDLDLPIWAGIIPLKQVAELPVKDALLPRQIRTPKHVVAYYKKNKA, encoded by the coding sequence ATGTCAACGTATGCAACATCTGAATTAAACCAAGTAAAACGAGGCGCTAAAAGAGCCGTTTATGATGTAGAACAAATAAATAATATTCTGGACGCAGGGTTTGTGGGGTACGTAAGCTACAATTACAATGGAAAGGCAATTTGCCTGCCTATGGCCTACGGTAGAATAGAGAATAAAATATACCTGCATGGCTCTCTGAAAAATCGCATGTTGTTAGCACTTTTAGAAGCTAAAGAAGCCAGTATGACTATCATGCATTTAGATGCACTCATATTAGCACGTTCCGGATTTCATCACTCTGTAAATTACAGATCTGCGACCTTATTTACTAGCATTACTAAAGTTGAAAACCGAGAAGAAAAAGAAGCTGCTTTAAAATGTGTTGTAGATCATATGATTCCTGGTCGCTGGGAAGAACTAAGGCCGATGAATCTTAAAGAATTTAATGGTACGCTTGTTCTTGAAATGGAAATACAAACCGCATCGGCTAAAATTAGAGACGTCGGTGTTGTAGATGAAAAAAGTGATTTAGATCTTCCTATTTGGGCAGGCATTATACCATTAAAACAAGTGGCGGAGCTTCCTGTTAAAGATGCCTTATTACCAAGACAAATAAGAACCCCTAAGCATGTGGTAGCCTATTATAAAAAGAATAAAGCCTAA
- a CDS encoding DinB family protein, translating to MKKSDLKFIPDFFDRYIALVDDHTHLIDGLKHSETILESISEKLVQHQEYRYESNKWTPKELLQHIIDTERILAYRALCISRLEPKALLGFDENIYAKNAYANNRSIEDLLKEFRLVRQSTIPLFESFNEDMLHRVGISSEIRISPLAFGFTIIGHAKHHFNILEERYFTKR from the coding sequence ATGAAAAAATCCGACTTAAAATTTATTCCAGACTTCTTTGATAGGTACATCGCATTGGTTGATGACCATACTCATTTAATAGATGGCTTAAAGCATAGTGAAACTATTTTAGAAAGCATTTCTGAAAAGTTGGTTCAACATCAGGAATATAGGTACGAGTCAAATAAATGGACACCCAAAGAATTACTTCAGCATATAATTGATACTGAAAGAATCCTTGCTTACAGAGCGTTGTGCATATCCAGATTAGAACCAAAAGCCTTATTAGGGTTTGATGAAAATATATATGCTAAAAATGCATACGCTAACAACAGGAGTATAGAAGATTTACTAAAGGAATTTAGATTAGTAAGACAATCAACCATCCCTTTATTCGAAAGTTTCAATGAAGATATGCTCCATCGAGTTGGTATTAGTTCTGAAATAAGGATAAGTCCTCTGGCTTTTGGGTTTACTATTATTGGACATGCAAAACATCATTTTAATATTTTAGAGGAACGTTATTTTACTAAGAGGTAA
- a CDS encoding NAD(P)/FAD-dependent oxidoreductase, with amino-acid sequence MVKEIQLRISLKDEERSDILIIKSAYALDIDKEAITGVKVLRKSIDARKPKIIFNYKVAVYIRETLPKTSEYQFDYKDISKAKPIHIIGFGPAGMYAALRCIELGYRPIVLERGKNVQDRRRDLKAINQDHFVNEDSNYCFGEGGAGTYSDGKLYTRSLKRGDVRRIFENLVFHGATDQILVDAHPHIGTNKLPKVVQNIRETILNYGGEIHFETRVTDFIIKANKIQAIQLQNGEEIAVNRVILATGHSARDIFYLLHKKKIALEAKSFAMGVRVEHPQHIIDSIQYHCSGERNKLLPAASYSLVNQINNRGVYSFCMCPGGFIVPAATANGEVVVNGMSPSKRNNLYANSGIVVEINADADLHKYEKFGVLKGLEYQKNLEKLAFTAGGRSQIAPAQKLTDFVEGKLSDDLNPTSYQPGLKSAPLHSLLPKLIGSRLRKGFQAFGQKMKGYYTAEANIVGVESRTSSPVCIPRNEHLQHPEVSNLFPCGEGGGYAGGIISAAMDGERCAEAAIVNL; translated from the coding sequence ATGGTAAAAGAGATTCAGCTTCGTATTTCACTTAAAGACGAAGAACGCAGTGATATTTTAATAATAAAATCGGCGTATGCGTTAGATATAGATAAAGAAGCTATTACAGGTGTCAAAGTACTTCGTAAATCTATTGATGCTCGAAAACCAAAAATTATTTTCAACTATAAAGTTGCTGTTTATATTAGAGAGACATTACCAAAAACCTCTGAATATCAATTTGATTATAAAGATATTTCAAAAGCCAAACCCATACATATTATCGGGTTCGGTCCAGCAGGTATGTACGCTGCTTTACGTTGTATTGAATTAGGTTACAGACCCATCGTGTTAGAACGTGGCAAAAATGTTCAGGATCGCCGGCGTGACTTAAAGGCAATTAATCAAGATCATTTTGTAAATGAAGACTCCAACTATTGTTTTGGTGAAGGCGGTGCAGGTACTTATAGCGATGGCAAATTATATACTCGAAGTTTAAAACGAGGGGATGTGCGTCGAATTTTTGAAAACTTAGTGTTTCATGGGGCCACTGATCAGATTCTGGTGGATGCACATCCACACATAGGCACTAATAAATTACCTAAAGTGGTTCAAAATATACGAGAAACCATTTTAAATTATGGTGGTGAAATTCATTTTGAAACCAGAGTGACTGACTTCATTATAAAAGCTAACAAAATACAAGCCATACAACTTCAAAACGGCGAAGAAATAGCAGTAAACAGAGTTATTTTAGCAACGGGGCATTCAGCTCGAGATATCTTTTATTTATTGCATAAAAAGAAAATAGCATTAGAAGCAAAATCGTTCGCCATGGGGGTTCGGGTAGAGCATCCACAACACATTATAGATTCTATACAATATCATTGTAGTGGTGAACGTAACAAATTACTCCCGGCCGCTTCGTATAGTTTAGTAAATCAGATAAATAACAGAGGCGTCTATTCCTTTTGCATGTGCCCAGGTGGATTTATAGTACCGGCAGCCACGGCAAATGGTGAAGTCGTGGTAAATGGCATGTCTCCTTCTAAACGAAATAATCTGTATGCAAATTCAGGTATTGTCGTTGAAATTAATGCGGATGCTGATTTGCACAAATATGAGAAATTCGGCGTTTTAAAAGGGTTAGAGTATCAAAAAAACTTAGAAAAACTAGCCTTTACTGCAGGAGGAAGAAGTCAGATTGCTCCAGCTCAAAAACTCACCGATTTTGTAGAAGGAAAACTATCGGACGATTTAAACCCAACCTCCTATCAACCAGGTTTAAAATCGGCTCCTTTACATTCCTTATTACCAAAATTAATAGGGAGCAGACTTAGAAAAGGGTTTCAAGCCTTCGGACAGAAAATGAAAGGCTATTATACTGCTGAAGCTAACATTGTTGGGGTAGAATCCAGAACCTCATCACCAGTTTGTATTCCCAGAAACGAACACTTACAACACCCAGAAGTTTCTAATTTATTTCCATGCGGAGAAGGTGGTGGTTATGCAGGTGGTATTATATCTGCTGCCATGGATGGAGAACGTTGTGCGGAAGCTGCTATTGTGAATTTGTAG
- the fabD gene encoding ACP S-malonyltransferase produces the protein MKAYIFPGQGAQFSGMGLDLYENSPLAQELFEQANDILGFTITDTMFEGSAEDLKETKVTQPAIFLHSVILAKTLGDSFKPEMVAGHSLGEFSALVANGTLNFEDGLKLVSQRALAMQKACELQPSTMAAVLGLDDDIVEKVCSVTDGVVVAANYNCPGQLVISGEIDAIDKACLSLKDAGARRALVLPVGGAFHSPLMEPAREELAAAIENTTFSKPNCPIYQNVTANAVIDETAIKTNLISQLTAPVRWTQSVQQMIADGATLFTEVGPGKVLQGLVKKINREAQTASATFENN, from the coding sequence ATGAAAGCATATATATTTCCAGGGCAAGGCGCTCAATTTTCAGGAATGGGTTTAGACTTATACGAAAACTCACCTTTAGCTCAAGAATTATTTGAACAAGCAAACGATATTCTTGGTTTCACCATTACTGATACCATGTTTGAGGGATCTGCTGAAGATCTTAAAGAAACTAAAGTAACACAACCTGCTATATTTTTACACTCAGTTATTTTAGCAAAAACTTTAGGTGACTCTTTTAAACCAGAAATGGTTGCTGGTCATTCCCTTGGAGAATTTTCTGCACTGGTAGCTAATGGCACTTTGAATTTTGAAGATGGATTAAAGTTAGTATCTCAACGCGCTTTAGCTATGCAAAAGGCTTGCGAATTGCAACCGAGTACCATGGCTGCTGTTTTAGGCTTAGATGATGATATTGTTGAAAAAGTATGCTCAGTAACTGATGGTGTTGTAGTCGCAGCAAATTACAACTGTCCAGGACAATTAGTGATTTCAGGAGAGATTGATGCTATTGATAAAGCATGTCTGTCTTTAAAAGACGCTGGTGCACGTCGCGCATTAGTATTGCCAGTTGGCGGTGCTTTCCATTCACCATTAATGGAGCCTGCTCGTGAAGAATTAGCAGCAGCTATAGAAAATACAACATTTAGCAAACCGAACTGCCCTATTTATCAAAATGTAACGGCAAATGCTGTTATTGACGAAACGGCCATAAAAACTAATTTAATTTCTCAATTGACGGCACCTGTACGTTGGACACAATCTGTACAACAAATGATTGCAGATGGTGCTACTTTATTTACCGAAGTTGGCCCGGGTAAAGTTTTACAAGGTCTGGTAAAGAAAATTAATAGAGAGGCTCAAACGGCTTCAGCAACTTTTGAAAATAACTAA
- the lspA gene encoding signal peptidase II yields the protein MKLSKRSIYIILVIILTIAVDQVSKVLVRTHIEARTEINPGERISLIGDAFIMMNVENTGAFLGMGSDLSPTLRIILLLLLPIVVLGFVLRHIFKDKNLDNLSLFAFSSIIGGGLANVYDRIIYGSVTDFLFIDLGGVFRTGIFNMADLSVTTGMIILVFTSFKKKKSSEA from the coding sequence ATGAAATTATCGAAACGTTCTATTTACATTATTTTAGTTATTATTTTAACTATTGCGGTTGATCAAGTTTCTAAAGTACTGGTTAGGACCCATATTGAAGCTCGAACAGAAATAAACCCCGGTGAACGGATCTCTTTAATAGGCGATGCTTTCATCATGATGAACGTTGAGAACACTGGTGCTTTTTTAGGTATGGGTAGTGATTTAAGCCCTACGCTTAGAATTATCTTATTACTTCTTTTACCTATTGTGGTACTTGGTTTTGTTTTACGTCATATTTTCAAAGACAAAAATTTAGATAATTTATCTCTTTTTGCTTTCTCAAGTATCATTGGTGGTGGCTTAGCTAATGTTTATGATCGTATTATATATGGTTCCGTTACCGATTTCTTATTTATCGACCTGGGTGGTGTATTTAGAACTGGTATTTTTAATATGGCAGATTTATCAGTAACCACAGGCATGATCATTTTAGTTTTTACCAGTTTTAAGAAAAAGAAATCTTCGGAAGCTTAA
- a CDS encoding metal-dependent hydrolase family protein: protein MKKLILIFLVSLSFSGISQNTYLHCGKLIDTQRGKVLKEMTVVVSNDKIISVEKGYIPIRNPEDVVIDLKTKTAMPGLIDMHVHIEHETNPKRYLQKYTLNDADVAFSSLGFAKATLNAGFTTVRDLGGTGVNISLRNAINSGKVNGPRIFTAGKSIATTGGHADPTNGSRKELMGDPGPKEGVVNSVGDAKKAVRQRYKNGADCIKITATGGVLSVAKSGTNPQFTVEEVKAICETAKDYGMHVAAHAHGDEGMQRAIIGGVKTIEHGTLMSEETMELMKTHDAYYVPTITAGKEVEGKAKIKGFYPDIVVPKALAIGPQIQETFAKAYEKGVGIAFGTDAGVFKHGENGKEFGFMVEAGMPAIETIQSATITNAKILEMEDEIGQIKAGFIADIVATNDDPTQNISTMEAIVFVMKDGEIYKK, encoded by the coding sequence ATGAAAAAGTTAATTCTTATATTTCTGGTATCACTTTCTTTTAGCGGTATTTCACAAAACACTTATTTGCATTGTGGTAAACTAATTGACACACAGAGAGGTAAGGTTTTAAAAGAAATGACAGTTGTTGTTTCTAATGATAAAATAATATCTGTTGAAAAGGGGTATATCCCTATACGAAACCCTGAAGATGTCGTTATTGACTTAAAGACAAAAACAGCCATGCCAGGGCTTATCGATATGCATGTGCATATTGAGCATGAAACCAATCCGAAGCGTTATCTACAGAAATACACATTAAATGATGCGGACGTTGCTTTTAGCTCGTTGGGATTTGCAAAAGCGACATTAAATGCTGGATTTACTACCGTTAGAGACTTAGGAGGCACGGGAGTTAATATTTCACTTAGAAATGCGATTAATTCAGGAAAAGTTAATGGACCCAGAATATTTACAGCGGGGAAATCTATAGCAACTACAGGAGGGCACGCAGATCCTACAAATGGAAGTCGTAAAGAATTGATGGGTGATCCAGGTCCGAAAGAAGGTGTTGTAAATAGTGTTGGAGATGCAAAAAAAGCAGTAAGACAACGTTATAAAAACGGCGCAGATTGTATTAAAATAACAGCTACTGGAGGTGTTCTAAGCGTGGCGAAGAGTGGCACAAATCCGCAGTTCACTGTCGAAGAAGTTAAGGCTATTTGCGAAACAGCAAAAGATTATGGCATGCATGTGGCTGCACATGCTCACGGAGATGAAGGTATGCAAAGAGCGATAATAGGAGGTGTAAAAACTATTGAGCACGGTACGTTGATGAGTGAGGAAACTATGGAGTTAATGAAAACACACGATGCTTATTATGTGCCAACTATAACAGCAGGAAAAGAAGTAGAAGGAAAGGCTAAGATAAAAGGTTTTTACCCAGATATTGTTGTGCCTAAAGCACTAGCTATTGGCCCGCAGATTCAAGAAACGTTTGCTAAAGCTTATGAAAAAGGCGTTGGAATTGCTTTTGGAACAGATGCAGGGGTTTTTAAACATGGTGAAAATGGAAAAGAGTTTGGTTTTATGGTTGAGGCTGGTATGCCAGCAATAGAAACGATACAGAGTGCAACAATTACCAATGCCAAAATTTTAGAAATGGAAGATGAAATTGGTCAAATTAAAGCAGGGTTTATTGCGGATATTGTAGCGACCAATGATGATCCAACTCAGAACATTTCAACTATGGAAGCTATTGTTTTTGTTATGAAAGACGGAGAAATTTATAAAAAATAA